In Massilistercora timonensis, the following are encoded in one genomic region:
- a CDS encoding diacylglycerol kinase family protein — protein MYSFIINPNARSGKGLRAWKLIEKRLEEKSVPYQVFSTKYQGHATQIARTLTQEKDCRSLIVLGGDGTLNEAVNGIADLARVTLGYIPIGSSNDFARSLGLEQDPLKALEKILTPSGYIPVNIGSLSWGRGIFENTTSQIENTLSLFEHSRRFVVSAGLGFDAGVCHQVAVSRLKVFLNRIGLGKLSYAAVAVGLLLSLTPRRMTLTLDDQIPLEFDRAYFAAAMNHPYEGGGFRFCPKADPGDDMLDIIVIANLSKLKTLLLLPATFMGWHKYFKGAYIYRCRTVEIRSEKGLPVHTDGEPVVAQTCLRAGLEDQKLRVIRT, from the coding sequence ATGTATTCTTTTATCATCAATCCAAACGCCCGCTCCGGCAAAGGCCTTCGCGCCTGGAAGCTGATCGAAAAACGGCTGGAAGAAAAGTCTGTGCCATACCAGGTCTTCTCCACCAAATATCAGGGGCATGCCACCCAGATCGCCCGGACACTCACACAGGAGAAAGATTGCCGCTCCCTCATTGTTCTGGGCGGAGACGGCACCCTCAACGAAGCTGTCAACGGCATCGCCGATCTTGCCCGGGTCACGCTGGGTTATATCCCCATCGGCTCCAGCAACGATTTCGCCCGGAGCTTAGGGCTTGAACAGGATCCGCTGAAGGCCCTGGAGAAGATCCTGACCCCTTCCGGATATATCCCGGTAAACATCGGATCTCTCAGTTGGGGACGTGGTATTTTTGAAAATACCACGTCCCAGATTGAAAATACCCTGTCCCTTTTTGAACATTCCCGCCGGTTTGTGGTAAGCGCCGGCCTTGGTTTTGACGCAGGCGTCTGCCACCAGGTGGCCGTCTCCCGGCTGAAAGTTTTCCTGAACCGGATCGGACTGGGCAAGCTCTCCTACGCCGCCGTGGCTGTCGGACTGCTTCTCTCTCTCACTCCCCGGCGCATGACCCTTACCCTGGATGACCAAATACCCTTAGAATTTGACCGGGCTTACTTTGCCGCGGCCATGAACCATCCCTATGAGGGCGGCGGCTTCCGATTCTGTCCAAAGGCAGATCCCGGCGACGATATGCTGGACATTATTGTAATCGCGAATCTCTCTAAGTTGAAGACATTACTTCTTCTCCCGGCCACTTTCATGGGTTGGCACAAATATTTCAAAGGCGCCTACATCTACCGCTGCAGGACTGTGGAGATCCGCAGCGAAAAAGGACTTCCTGTCCATACTGACGGGGAGCCGGTAGTGGCGCAGACCTGCCTGCGGGCCGGGCTGGAGGATCAGAAGCTGCGGGTGATACGGACATAG
- a CDS encoding TetR/AcrR family transcriptional regulator translates to MNRRKETGELSRQQQKSLETKNKIFQAAKRILQKKGYEALSIKNICEEAKVSNGSFYHHFKTKDDLLSYYIEEQPSIDPDLLELPANAKEAEAAIVYVYLNYVHYCRELGVEFMANYYTPKNQSLNPLIRTERPYPIVTVHNYLQKCIDAGILSPRFPLEDITSDIRLIVIGNVFEWCLKNGDADFEGNMKRTLEAYLDGVL, encoded by the coding sequence ATGAATCGCAGAAAAGAAACCGGGGAATTATCCCGTCAGCAGCAGAAATCTCTGGAGACAAAGAACAAGATCTTCCAGGCAGCCAAACGGATCCTGCAAAAAAAAGGCTACGAAGCCCTTTCCATCAAGAACATCTGTGAGGAGGCGAAGGTCTCCAATGGAAGCTTCTACCATCATTTCAAGACAAAAGACGATCTTCTGTCCTACTATATCGAAGAACAGCCCAGCATCGACCCGGACCTTCTGGAACTTCCGGCAAATGCCAAGGAGGCTGAGGCGGCTATCGTCTATGTATACCTGAATTACGTGCACTACTGCCGGGAACTGGGCGTGGAATTCATGGCCAATTACTACACCCCCAAGAACCAGTCCCTGAACCCGCTGATCCGTACTGAGCGGCCTTATCCCATCGTAACGGTCCACAACTATCTCCAGAAGTGCATCGACGCCGGGATCCTGTCCCCCCGTTTCCCTCTGGAAGATATTACCAGTGATATCCGTCTGATCGTGATCGGAAATGTATTCGAATGGTGTCTGAAGAACGGGGACGCGGATTTTGAAGGAAATATGAAACGGACCCTGGAAGCCTATCTGGACGGCGTTCTGTAG
- a CDS encoding Tex family protein — MDINQKITEELGVKKWQVDVAVRLIDEGNTIPFIARYRKEATGTLDDEQLRKLYERLNYLRGLEEKKEQVLSSIEEQGKLTPELKQQILAAETLVVVEDLYRPYRPKRRTRATIAKEKGLEPLAAAITWQKMAEPVEEAAKQYVSEEKGVATVEEAIAGARDIIAEFISDKANYRSFIRNVTMKKGTLISQAKDPDQESVYEMYYDFEEPVSRLAGHRILAVNRGEKEKVLTVKIQAPEEEILSYLEHQVIRPGNPHTEPVLKEAVADSYKRLIAPAIEREIRSELTEKAEDGAIQVFGRNLHQLLMQPPIAGQTVLGWDPAFRTGCKLAVVDPTGKVIGTTVIYPTAPTTPKKIQASKDLLKKIIEKYHITLISLGNGTASRESEQFIVELLKEIPQKVQYVIVSEAGASVYSASKLASEEFPKFDVGQRSAASIARRLQDPLAELVKIDPKSIGVGQYQHDMNQKKLSEALSGVVEDCVNKVGVDLNTASAPLLSYVSGITPVIAKNIVAYREENGRFQSRRQLLKVAKLGPKAFEQCAGFLRIKGGDDPLDGTSVHPESYEAAKNLLKKQGFTAEDVTAGNLAGLSLTIRDYPALAEELGIGEITLRDVVKELEKPGRDPREEMPAPILRTDVLEMKDLKEGMVLKGTVRNVIDFGVFVDIGVHQDGLVHISEVTDKKFIRHPLEVVSVGDVVDVRVIGVDLKKKRIQLSMKGIS, encoded by the coding sequence ATGGACATTAATCAGAAGATCACAGAAGAACTGGGCGTGAAGAAGTGGCAGGTGGATGTGGCGGTCAGGCTGATCGACGAGGGGAATACCATCCCCTTTATCGCCAGGTACCGCAAGGAAGCCACCGGGACCCTGGACGATGAACAGCTCAGAAAACTGTATGAACGTTTAAATTACCTGCGGGGGCTGGAGGAGAAAAAAGAGCAGGTTCTCTCCAGCATCGAGGAGCAGGGGAAGCTGACGCCGGAATTAAAGCAGCAGATCCTGGCGGCGGAGACGCTGGTGGTGGTAGAGGACCTGTACCGGCCTTACCGGCCCAAGCGGCGGACCCGGGCCACCATTGCCAAGGAGAAGGGGCTGGAGCCTCTGGCGGCGGCCATCACCTGGCAGAAGATGGCAGAGCCGGTGGAAGAGGCAGCGAAGCAGTATGTCAGTGAAGAAAAGGGAGTGGCCACGGTGGAAGAGGCTATTGCGGGAGCCAGGGATATTATCGCGGAATTCATTTCCGATAAAGCAAACTACCGCAGCTTCATCCGAAATGTGACGATGAAGAAGGGAACCCTTATCTCTCAGGCAAAGGATCCGGATCAGGAGTCGGTCTATGAGATGTACTATGACTTTGAAGAGCCGGTGAGCCGCCTGGCAGGACACCGGATCCTGGCGGTCAACCGGGGGGAGAAGGAGAAGGTCCTGACGGTGAAGATCCAGGCGCCGGAGGAAGAGATCCTCTCCTATCTGGAGCATCAGGTGATCCGTCCGGGGAATCCTCATACGGAGCCGGTTCTGAAGGAAGCTGTGGCGGATAGTTACAAGCGGCTGATCGCGCCGGCCATCGAGCGGGAGATCCGCAGCGAGCTGACGGAGAAGGCAGAGGACGGGGCGATCCAGGTATTTGGCAGGAACCTGCACCAGCTTCTGATGCAGCCGCCCATCGCGGGGCAGACGGTGCTTGGCTGGGACCCGGCCTTCCGGACAGGCTGCAAGCTGGCGGTGGTGGATCCTACCGGCAAGGTGATCGGCACCACGGTGATCTATCCTACGGCGCCCACCACTCCCAAGAAGATCCAGGCCTCCAAAGACCTTCTGAAGAAGATCATTGAGAAATACCATATCACGCTGATCTCCCTGGGAAATGGAACCGCCTCCCGGGAGTCGGAGCAGTTTATCGTGGAACTTCTGAAAGAGATCCCGCAGAAGGTGCAGTATGTGATCGTAAGCGAGGCGGGAGCTTCTGTGTATTCCGCCAGCAAGCTGGCCTCAGAAGAGTTTCCCAAGTTCGATGTGGGCCAGCGCAGCGCGGCCTCTATCGCCCGGCGGCTCCAGGATCCGCTGGCAGAGCTGGTGAAGATCGATCCCAAGTCCATCGGGGTGGGGCAGTACCAGCATGATATGAATCAGAAGAAATTAAGCGAAGCCCTCTCCGGTGTGGTGGAGGACTGTGTAAATAAAGTGGGCGTGGATCTCAACACTGCGTCTGCGCCGCTTCTTTCCTACGTATCCGGGATCACCCCGGTGATCGCGAAGAATATCGTGGCCTACCGGGAAGAAAACGGAAGGTTCCAGAGCCGCCGGCAGCTTCTGAAGGTGGCGAAGCTGGGGCCCAAAGCTTTTGAGCAGTGCGCCGGGTTCCTGCGTATTAAAGGAGGGGATGATCCCCTGGACGGTACCAGCGTACACCCGGAGAGTTATGAAGCCGCCAAGAATCTCCTGAAGAAGCAGGGATTCACGGCAGAAGACGTAACCGCGGGGAACCTTGCCGGACTGTCCCTGACCATCCGGGATTACCCGGCTCTGGCAGAGGAACTGGGGATCGGAGAGATCACCCTGCGGGATGTGGTCAAGGAACTGGAGAAGCCGGGCCGGGATCCCAGGGAAGAGATGCCCGCCCCCATCTTACGGACCGATGTGCTGGAGATGAAGGATCTGAAGGAAGGCATGGTCTTAAAAGGGACCGTGCGAAATGTGATTGATTTCGGGGTGTTTGTGGACATCGGCGTCCATCAGGACGGACTGGTCCACATCTCGGAAGTGACGGATAAGAAATTCATCCGCCATCCCCTGGAAGTGGTCAGCGTAGGGGATGTGGTGGATGTACGGGTGATCGGCGTGGATCTGAAGAAAAAGCGGATCCAGTTGAGTATGAAGGGAATCTCATAG
- a CDS encoding L-serine ammonia-lyase, iron-sulfur-dependent, subunit alpha — protein sequence MKRTDEKYQAYVKILEEELVPAMGCTEPIALAYAAAKARETLGCLPDKVEIGASGSIIKNVKSVIVPNTGHLKGIPAAAAAGIVAGDASRELEVIADVSEEETKAIAEYLKNTRITVEHIDQGITFDILVTVKKGDSYARVRIANYHTNIVLVEKDGEKLLDLPVEGEKEEGLTDRSLLDVEDIWDFVNTVEIADIRAVISRQIEYNTAIAREGLRGDYGANIGSVLLSAYGDDVKNRAKAMAAAGSDARMNGCELPVIINAGSGNQGMTCSLPVLEYAKELNSEEEQVYRALALSNLVAIHQKTGIGRLSAYCGAVSAGAAAGAGIAYLCGGGYEEVIHTVVNALAIVSGIVCDGAKASCAAKIASAVDAGILGYHMYLNGQQFYAGDGIVTKGIEGTITNIGRLGKEGMRETNEEIIKMMIEE from the coding sequence ATGAAACGAACGGATGAGAAATACCAGGCTTATGTGAAGATCCTGGAGGAGGAGCTGGTCCCGGCCATGGGATGCACGGAGCCTATCGCCCTTGCCTACGCGGCGGCGAAGGCGAGAGAGACTCTTGGATGTCTCCCGGATAAGGTGGAGATCGGCGCAAGCGGGAGCATCATCAAGAATGTGAAGAGCGTGATCGTTCCCAATACCGGACATCTGAAGGGGATCCCGGCCGCGGCGGCGGCAGGGATCGTTGCCGGGGACGCCTCCCGGGAGCTGGAGGTGATCGCGGATGTGTCGGAGGAAGAGACAAAGGCTATCGCGGAGTATCTGAAGAACACCCGGATCACAGTGGAACATATTGATCAGGGGATCACCTTTGACATCCTGGTGACGGTGAAGAAGGGAGATTCTTATGCCCGGGTGCGGATCGCCAACTATCACACCAACATTGTGCTGGTGGAGAAGGACGGGGAGAAGCTTCTGGATCTTCCCGTAGAAGGGGAGAAGGAAGAGGGACTTACGGACCGGAGTCTTCTGGATGTGGAGGATATCTGGGATTTTGTCAATACGGTAGAGATCGCTGATATCCGCGCCGTCATTTCCCGGCAGATCGAGTATAATACGGCCATTGCCAGGGAAGGGCTGCGGGGGGACTATGGGGCCAATATCGGAAGCGTGCTTCTGTCAGCTTACGGGGATGATGTGAAGAACCGGGCCAAAGCCATGGCTGCGGCAGGATCCGACGCCCGGATGAACGGGTGTGAACTCCCGGTGATCATCAACGCGGGAAGCGGCAACCAGGGTATGACCTGTTCCCTTCCGGTGCTGGAGTACGCCAAAGAACTGAATTCTGAAGAAGAGCAGGTCTACCGGGCGCTGGCTTTGTCCAACCTGGTGGCCATCCATCAGAAGACCGGGATCGGAAGACTTTCCGCCTACTGCGGAGCAGTCAGCGCGGGAGCCGCGGCGGGCGCCGGGATCGCCTACCTGTGCGGCGGTGGCTATGAGGAAGTGATCCACACGGTGGTCAACGCCCTGGCCATTGTCTCCGGTATTGTCTGTGACGGGGCCAAAGCCTCCTGCGCCGCCAAGATCGCATCTGCGGTGGACGCAGGGATCCTGGGATATCACATGTACCTGAACGGGCAGCAGTTCTATGCAGGAGACGGGATCGTGACCAAAGGGATCGAAGGGACGATCACCAATATCGGACGCCTGGGGAAAGAAGGAATGAGAGAGACCAACGAAGAGATCATCAAGATGATGATCGAAGAATAG
- a CDS encoding ECF transporter S component, translated as MSSEAMTSTKAKARVNVRKMAQVAMLGAIAVVLMLFEIPLPFAPSFYEIDFSEVPVLVGCFTMGPLAGVAIELVKILLNLVINGTATAGVGELANFLIGCALVLPAAIIYKRMHTRKGAIIGMATGTIFMTVVGCFLNAFLLLPTYAVAFGMPIEGLVEMGTAVNGGITNLTTFVLFAVAPFNLLKGVLVSLIVFIIYKKISPIFRMH; from the coding sequence ATGAGTTCAGAAGCAATGACAAGCACAAAGGCAAAAGCAAGAGTAAATGTAAGGAAGATGGCGCAGGTAGCCATGCTGGGGGCTATCGCGGTGGTATTGATGCTGTTTGAGATCCCTCTTCCCTTCGCACCGTCCTTCTATGAGATCGACTTCAGCGAGGTCCCGGTCCTGGTGGGCTGCTTTACCATGGGACCGCTGGCGGGAGTAGCCATAGAGCTGGTGAAGATCCTTCTGAATCTGGTGATCAACGGAACTGCTACCGCAGGCGTAGGTGAGTTGGCGAATTTCCTGATCGGCTGCGCTCTGGTGCTGCCGGCTGCCATTATCTATAAGCGGATGCACACCAGAAAGGGAGCGATCATCGGTATGGCAACGGGAACCATTTTTATGACGGTGGTAGGCTGTTTCCTCAACGCCTTCCTTCTGCTCCCCACATACGCGGTGGCCTTTGGCATGCCCATCGAGGGTTTGGTGGAGATGGGAACTGCTGTAAACGGGGGGATTACCAATCTGACCACCTTCGTTCTGTTCGCGGTGGCGCCGTTCAATCTGCTGAAGGGCGTGCTGGTATCCCTGATCGTGTTCATCATTTATAAGAAGATCAGTCCCATTTTCCGGATGCATTAA
- a CDS encoding PadR family transcriptional regulator: MVFNTGAALLDAIVLAVVSREQEGTYGYKITQDVRKAIDVSESTLYPVLRRLQKDECLEVYDRQFDGRNRRYYKVTDKGVAQLNLYCVEWKNYSKKINELFEGGVTA; this comes from the coding sequence ATGGTATTTAATACCGGAGCTGCTCTACTGGACGCCATTGTTCTGGCGGTTGTATCTCGGGAGCAGGAAGGGACTTACGGATACAAGATCACGCAGGATGTGAGAAAGGCCATCGACGTCTCCGAGTCCACGCTGTATCCTGTGCTGCGAAGACTCCAGAAGGATGAATGTCTTGAGGTGTACGACCGGCAGTTTGACGGAAGGAACCGGAGATATTACAAAGTAACGGACAAGGGAGTGGCACAGTTGAATCTGTACTGTGTGGAATGGAAGAATTATTCGAAGAAGATCAATGAGTTGTTTGAGGGAGGTGTAACCGCATGA
- a CDS encoding DUF1700 domain-containing protein, producing MNRVEFMTELASLLQDVPVEERREAMRYYNDYFDEAGRENEAQAISDLGSPAKVAEKIKEDLKGTEQEAFAGEKNSQMEGGPQGPVPQGAPRPGAAASDSTDGKILKVVLIILAIVVGAPIVLPVIGGILGLVLGILATVFGVFIALVLVFAALAVTGAALVWAGIVSLVPEIAVGLALIGTGLILGVIGVIGTVACVKLCMVVFPALCRGIGNLCRKPFHRKVVG from the coding sequence ATGAACCGGGTAGAATTTATGACAGAACTGGCCTCATTGCTGCAGGACGTTCCGGTGGAGGAACGCAGGGAGGCGATGCGGTACTATAATGATTATTTTGATGAGGCCGGCAGGGAGAATGAGGCCCAGGCCATTTCCGACCTTGGCAGTCCCGCCAAAGTGGCGGAAAAGATCAAGGAAGACCTGAAAGGAACGGAGCAGGAAGCCTTTGCCGGGGAGAAGAACTCCCAGATGGAAGGCGGCCCGCAGGGACCTGTTCCTCAGGGAGCGCCCCGGCCAGGCGCAGCCGCCTCTGATTCCACGGACGGCAAGATCCTGAAGGTGGTCCTGATCATCCTGGCGATCGTGGTGGGAGCGCCCATCGTACTGCCTGTGATCGGAGGGATTCTGGGGCTTGTGCTGGGTATTCTGGCTACGGTGTTTGGAGTTTTTATCGCGCTGGTACTTGTCTTTGCGGCGCTGGCGGTTACGGGGGCGGCGCTTGTCTGGGCAGGGATCGTAAGCCTGGTGCCGGAGATCGCGGTGGGCCTAGCGCTGATCGGTACGGGGCTGATCCTGGGCGTGATCGGCGTGATCGGTACTGTTGCCTGTGTGAAGCTGTGTATGGTGGTATTTCCGGCGCTGTGCCGGGGGATCGGGAATTTGTGCAGAAAGCCCTTTCACAGAAAGGTGGTGGGCTAA
- a CDS encoding DUF4097 family beta strand repeat-containing protein, with amino-acid sequence MKRRWKIFWTVCGITAAVGFACCIAALALGVTAEMIEGRFPTGFGIVSGGKMSSQESYTGVRKIDMDLSVGDVEVLPTDGHEVVVETEGISRRLGFTSNIEEDELEITSKKWSIFGSRKWTGKIYLYLPKEVTLEEISLGIDAGNLTVRDLWAEEFSLSVGTGNGRVENFTAREADIDCGAGMISASGCAGRTLELDCGVGEIEYVAPGTEAHYDYDINCGVGEVRIGSREYSGLGRSGQVNNGMERKIKIDCGVGSVTVDFDGGAVHDQMGGTRERHGDHRL; translated from the coding sequence ATGAAGAGAAGATGGAAGATATTCTGGACTGTGTGCGGGATCACCGCCGCCGTGGGCTTTGCCTGCTGTATCGCGGCCCTGGCGCTGGGAGTTACCGCCGAGATGATCGAGGGCCGTTTTCCCACTGGTTTTGGGATTGTGTCCGGCGGGAAAATGAGCAGCCAGGAATCCTATACCGGCGTGCGTAAGATTGATATGGATCTTTCTGTGGGAGATGTGGAAGTTCTTCCTACAGATGGACATGAAGTTGTGGTAGAAACAGAAGGGATCAGCAGGAGGCTTGGATTTACTTCAAATATAGAAGAGGATGAACTGGAGATCACTTCGAAGAAATGGTCGATCTTTGGGTCTCGCAAGTGGACAGGGAAGATCTATCTCTATCTTCCCAAAGAAGTGACGCTGGAAGAGATCTCTTTAGGGATCGACGCAGGGAACCTGACGGTGCGGGATCTCTGGGCGGAGGAGTTTTCGCTGTCAGTGGGAACCGGGAACGGCCGCGTGGAGAATTTTACCGCCCGGGAAGCAGATATCGACTGCGGGGCCGGTATGATCTCTGCCAGCGGCTGTGCCGGCCGTACCCTGGAGCTTGACTGCGGCGTGGGTGAGATCGAGTATGTGGCGCCCGGAACAGAAGCGCACTATGATTATGACATCAACTGCGGCGTAGGCGAGGTGAGGATCGGCTCCAGAGAATATTCCGGCCTGGGAAGGAGCGGACAGGTGAACAACGGGATGGAGCGTAAGATCAAGATCGACTGTGGCGTAGGGAGCGTGACTGTAGATTTTGACGGCGGAGCAGTCCATGATCAGATGGGAGGAACCCGGGAAAGACATGGGGACCATCGGCTTTAA
- a CDS encoding small, acid-soluble spore protein, alpha/beta type, translating to MAGKKQKPIRLEGLTREEKMKYEIAEELGLLDQVLEEGWRSLSSKETGRIGGLLARRKRAAGKN from the coding sequence ATGGCAGGAAAGAAACAAAAACCAATCCGGTTAGAGGGACTGACCCGGGAGGAGAAGATGAAATACGAGATCGCGGAAGAACTGGGGCTTTTGGACCAGGTTTTGGAAGAGGGATGGAGATCACTTTCTTCCAAAGAGACCGGGCGGATCGGAGGGCTGCTTGCCAGGAGGAAACGCGCTGCGGGTAAAAATTAA
- a CDS encoding WecB/TagA/CpsF family glycosyltransferase has translation MSAKINVLDIEIDNCTAKEAMKKVVEYLACEPVNTIEILTADALMRLPEAADVKKELEQFDLVLAGDRMILEAVGVENRKSLQETEGNVFLRMFLRYLHKNHKRVYLLVESEEAGQRFYDYLEQNCSGIQVVGMAKVSASDRADDMLVNAINGGEVDCVISALEPPLQEDFIIQNRALLNTALWVGLGSQMFPVRERNFAGGKIGQFLIKLIFKKEIEKWHVKKRGN, from the coding sequence ATGAGCGCTAAGATAAATGTTTTAGATATTGAGATCGACAACTGTACGGCGAAGGAAGCCATGAAAAAAGTGGTAGAGTATCTGGCCTGCGAGCCGGTAAATACCATAGAGATCCTGACGGCAGATGCCCTGATGCGGCTTCCCGAGGCGGCGGATGTAAAGAAAGAGCTGGAGCAGTTTGACCTGGTGCTGGCCGGGGACCGGATGATTCTGGAGGCAGTGGGGGTAGAGAACCGCAAGTCTCTTCAGGAGACGGAAGGGAATGTGTTTCTCAGGATGTTTCTGAGATATCTCCACAAGAACCATAAGAGAGTTTATCTCCTGGTAGAGTCGGAGGAAGCAGGACAGCGTTTCTATGATTATCTGGAACAGAACTGCAGTGGGATCCAGGTGGTGGGGATGGCGAAGGTCTCCGCCAGCGACCGGGCGGACGATATGCTGGTCAACGCCATCAACGGAGGCGAGGTGGACTGTGTGATCTCCGCGCTGGAACCGCCCCTCCAGGAGGATTTTATTATCCAGAACAGGGCGCTTCTTAACACAGCTTTGTGGGTGGGGCTTGGAAGCCAGATGTTCCCGGTGCGGGAGAGGAACTTTGCAGGTGGAAAGATCGGCCAGTTTCTTATAAAACTGATCTTTAAAAAAGAAATTGAAAAATGGCATGTGAAAAAAAGGGGAAATTAA
- a CDS encoding helix-turn-helix domain-containing protein: MISNQILQNTIEGLKGITRIDFCVMDTDGKSLASTFSEQEDYEEEVLSFAGSPADSQVVQGYQFFKIFDDHQLEYVLLANGGSDDVYMVGKIAAFQIQNLLVAYKERFDKDNFIKNLLLDNLLLVDIYNRAKKLHIDTEVRRVIFIIETKHEKDSSALDNMRGLLGNKAKDFVTAVDEKNVIVVKELEEQDGPAELEKTAQNFYEILKNDGEEDILIAYGTVINDIKEVSKSYKEAKLALDVGKIFFSEKNVIAFSELGIGRLIYQLPVPLCKMFIREIFEGKSPDDFDEETLTTINKFFENNLNVSETSRQLYIHRNTLVYRLDKLQKSTGLDLRVFEDAITFKIALMVVKYMKYMESLEY; encoded by the coding sequence ATGATATCTAATCAAATACTTCAAAATACAATTGAAGGATTGAAAGGGATCACAAGAATTGATTTTTGTGTTATGGATACAGACGGGAAATCTCTTGCCAGTACATTTTCAGAGCAGGAAGATTATGAGGAAGAGGTTCTGTCCTTTGCAGGATCGCCCGCAGACAGCCAGGTTGTCCAGGGATATCAGTTTTTCAAGATCTTTGACGACCATCAGCTGGAATATGTCCTTCTGGCCAACGGCGGCAGCGATGACGTCTATATGGTGGGAAAGATCGCGGCTTTTCAGATCCAGAATCTTCTGGTAGCTTATAAGGAGCGATTCGACAAAGATAATTTTATCAAGAATCTTCTGCTGGATAACCTGCTTTTGGTGGACATTTATAACCGCGCCAAAAAATTACATATTGACACAGAAGTCAGACGTGTTATCTTTATTATTGAGACAAAACACGAAAAAGATTCCAGCGCCCTCGACAATATGCGAGGCCTTTTGGGTAATAAAGCCAAAGATTTCGTTACGGCGGTGGATGAGAAAAATGTGATCGTGGTCAAAGAACTGGAGGAACAGGATGGTCCTGCGGAACTGGAGAAGACCGCTCAGAATTTCTATGAGATCCTGAAAAACGACGGGGAGGAAGATATCCTCATCGCCTACGGGACGGTCATCAATGATATCAAGGAGGTGTCCAAATCTTATAAGGAAGCAAAGCTTGCCCTGGATGTAGGGAAGATATTTTTTAGTGAGAAAAATGTCATTGCGTTCAGCGAGCTCGGGATCGGGCGTTTGATCTACCAGCTTCCCGTGCCGCTCTGCAAAATGTTTATTCGTGAGATATTTGAGGGGAAATCACCGGATGATTTTGATGAAGAGACGTTGACGACCATCAACAAGTTCTTCGAAAACAATCTGAACGTGTCAGAGACGTCCAGACAGCTGTATATCCACAGGAACACTCTGGTATACCGTCTGGATAAGCTTCAGAAGAGCACGGGACTTGACCTGCGCGTTTTTGAAGATGCCATTACTTTCAAGATTGCCCTTATGGTGGTAAAATACATGAAGTATATGGAGTCACTGGAGTATTAG
- the ftsE gene encoding cell division ATP-binding protein FtsE → MIELKEVTKEYSKGIAALNGVNLKVEKGEFVFIVGDSGSGKSTLIRLIMKELDPTSGTIIVNGQNLNRMKHRKIPMYRRRLGVVFQDFRLLKDRNIYENIAFAQRVTEVPTRVIKKKVPAALSLVGLAQKYKSFPKELSGGEQQRVAIARAIVNEPAILLADEPTGNLDPTNSWEIMKLLEEANERGTTVLVVTHNQEIVNEMKKRVVTMKKGVIVSDEKKGGYK, encoded by the coding sequence ATGATTGAATTAAAAGAAGTTACAAAGGAGTATTCCAAAGGGATCGCTGCCTTGAACGGCGTAAACCTGAAGGTGGAGAAAGGGGAGTTTGTCTTCATTGTAGGCGACAGCGGTTCCGGGAAATCTACCTTGATCCGTCTGATCATGAAGGAGCTGGATCCTACGTCAGGGACCATCATTGTCAATGGTCAGAATCTGAACCGGATGAAGCACCGGAAAATTCCCATGTACCGGAGAAGACTGGGAGTTGTATTCCAGGATTTCCGTCTTCTGAAGGATCGGAACATCTATGAAAATATCGCGTTTGCTCAGCGGGTAACTGAGGTTCCCACAAGAGTGATCAAGAAAAAAGTGCCGGCGGCTCTTTCCCTGGTGGGACTGGCGCAGAAATACAAATCATTTCCCAAGGAGCTCTCAGGAGGCGAGCAGCAGAGAGTGGCGATCGCCAGAGCGATCGTAAATGAGCCGGCCATCCTTCTGGCAGATGAGCCTACAGGAAACCTTGACCCGACCAATTCCTGGGAGATCATGAAGCTCCTGGAAGAGGCCAATGAAAGAGGGACGACAGTTCTTGTAGTAACACATAACCAGGAGATCGTAAACGAGATGAAAAAGCGCGTTGTCACAATGAAAAAGGGGGTCATTGTCAGCGACGAGAAAAAAGGTGGGTATAAATAA